TCGATCCTGAGCAAGCATCCCGTGCGCGAGGCCCCCGCGCGGTGAACACGGGGGCCGTCGCGGTCCCGGTCACCCTGGCGGGCCAGGCGGCCTCGTCCAGGCCGCCCCGGAGGGTGCCAGGCGCCGGGCGACCAGCGCCGTCACCGTCAGCACCCCGAGCATCAGCCCCAAAACTAGGGCGAGTTCGGCCTTCGACAGGAGCCACGCTCCGACGAACGCTCCCAGGAAGATGGCCAGGACGGAGAGGATCCGCCTTCCCGGCCGGGGTGCCGCTCCCCCGGCGGGGCCGGAGTCGGCGGCCAGTCCCGTGAGGGTCAGGGTGAGGACGGTCGTGGTCAGATCCGGGACGCCGAGGCGCCGGGCGACCGCGTTCTGCAGTCCCATGGCGAGGCCGAGCAGGACGATCAGGGCGTACTGGACCGGCGTCGTCACCCGGCCGTGCGCGACGACCGCCGTGCCGAGGGCCGCGGCGACCAGGACCGCCTGCACCGCCGTGCCGATGGCCAGCAGCCGTCCGCGGTGCGCCGCGAAGCGAGTGCCGAACCGTCCGCCCGCCAGCGCCCCCGCGAGGAACGCGACCATCGAGACGACGGAGGCCGTCGCGGACAGCCCCGCGGCGCCCGCCAGGGCGAACCCCAGGAAGACGACGTTGCCGGTCATGTTGGCGACGAAGACGTGCCCGAGCGCCAGGTAACTCACGGCGTCCACCAGGCCGGTCACCACGGTCAGTGCCAGCAGGAGCGGCGGCAGCGGGCCGTGCCGGTCGTCCTTCGGCGGCACCAGTGTGCGGGCCGCGTCAGCCAGCAGCGCGCGCATGGCCGCTCCTCCCGACGGCGTACGGGCGGTGCAGCACCGCACGCGTGAGCAGTCCGCTCGCCGGTCCCGCCACGAGGGCCGCGGCCTGCACCCAGGCGGGCCACGGGGTCAGTCCCAGGGCGTGGTCGGCCGACCAGCGGCCGGGCCCGGTCAGCACCAGCACCGCGGCGGCCCCGACGAGGACCAGGGGGTACTCATATCCGTCGTTCTGCACCCAGAGCCCGTTGCGCCGCTTCACGGTGCCCGCGACGGTCATCACGCCCATGGCGGCCATCGCCGCCAGCGGGGTGAGCAGCCCGGCCGCCAGGAACAGGCCGGCCCCGAGCTGGCTGCCGCCGGCGATGAGCGCGGTCAGCCTGCCGCCGCGAAAGCCGTCGCGGCGGAACTCCTCCGTCCCGCCCGCAAGGCCGTTGCCGCCCAGCCGGAAGCTCACCTTCTGCACTCCGTGTCCGGCGATGAGCAGACCCACCACCCAGCGGAGGACCAACAGTCCGGTGTCCATCGTTCTCCTGCCTGTTCCTGACGTGTCGTCAATGCTCGGAGGTGCGGGTCAGCCCGCCGCGTGGGCGCCGATGACCGCCTGGGCGTAGACCACACCGAGGCCGTAGGCACCGGCGTGCTCCTTCACCACCTCGGTGACCGGAACATACGTCTCCGTCCGTGCCCAGTCGCGCTGAAGCTCCAGCAGGACCTGCACCCAGGTCACAGGCACCGCCCCCGCCTGGACCATGCGCTGGACCGCGTGCTCGTGCGCCTGCGGGCTGACGCCGCCGGAGGCGTCCGTGACCACGTACACCTCGTAGCCCTGGGCGAGGGCGGAGAGCGTCGGCAGGACGACGCAGACCTCGGTCCACAGACCGGCGACGACGAGCTTCCTGCGGCCGGTGGCCTGGACGGCCTCGACGAAGGCGGCGTCCTCCCAGGCGTTCATCGACGTGCGGTCGATGGCCTCCTGCTCCGGGAAGACCGCCGCGAGCTGCGGCAGCATCGGGCCCGAGAACGACTCGGCGGCCACGGTGCTCAGCACGACCGGGACGTCGAAGACCCTGGCGGCCTTCGCGAGGCCCACGGTCGCGTTGATGATCGCGGTGCGGTCGCCGCTGCCGGTGGCGAAGAACATCTGCGGCTGGTGGTCGACGAAGAGGACGGCGCAGTTGTCGGGGGTCAGCAGGTCGGGGCCCGGGGCGGGAGTGACCTGGGAGATGTCAGTCATGTCGGTCATGAGGGTGCCTTTCGGTGGGTGGGTCGGGACCGCGGACGGACGTCGTCCGCGTCGCGTGAGAGGTGGAGAGAGTGGTTTCGGGTCGGCGGGACCGAGGTCCCGGGGCCGGAGCCGAGGGGCTGGTGTGTCGGCGGAGGCCGGTCGGAATCAGAGGCCGGTCGGAGTCAGAGGCCGAAGCAGGGGTCCAGGAGCGGTCCCCCGGCCCGCGGAACCGGCCCCCCGCTCTCCGGAGCCGGGTCCCGCCGCGTCCGCCACTGCCGGTGCAGCTCGGACTCGGCGACGGCCTCGCCGAGCAACTCGGCCTGCCGGGCGCCCGATACGCCACCGGGCGCGGCCTGATAGCCGCCGAAGCGCGCGACCGGGCTCCACTCCGGACTGACCGGCGGCAGCTCCTCGTCGAGGCCCTCGTACTCGGCGGCGGCGTAGACGATCCGTCCGCCGACCACCGTCAGCAGGGACTCGATGCGGGCGATGTCCGGTTCGGGTACGGCGAAGTAGTCCTCGGACAGGACGGCGAAGTCACCGAGGCACCCCGGTCGCAGGACGCCCTTGACGCCCTCCTCGCCGGTGAGCGCGGCGCCCGCCTCGGTGAACATCGCGAGGGCCGTGTGCCGGTCGACCCGGTTGTGCGGGGGCCGGACCACCAGGTCGCCGACGGTGCGTCCGGTGATCAGCCAGTGCAGGGCGATCCACGGGTTGTACGTGGAGACGCGGGTGGCGTCGGTGCCGGCGGCCACCCTCAGGCCGCGCTCCAGCATGGCCCGGACCGGCGGGGCGTCCGCGGCGGCTCCGGGGCCGTATCGGCGTACGAACGCCTCTCCCTGGAAGGACAGCCTGTTCTGTACGGACATGGCTCCGCCGAGGGCGGCGATACGGTCGAGACTGTCGGCGGAGACGGTCTCCGCATGGTCGAACAGCCAGCGGTTTCCGGCGGGGAACAGGCCGTCCGCGGCGAGCTTCTCGAAGACCGCGAGGTCACGGCGGATGGTCTCGTCGTAGGTGGCGTGGAGCCTGAACCCCCAGCCGTTCTCCATGAGGAGACGCACCGCGGTCTCGAAATCCCCCTCGTAGTCGGAGGAGAGCTCGGGGCGCGGCTGTGCGAAGTTCTCGAAATCCGCCGCCGCCCAGGTGAGGTTCTCACCGGCGCCATTGAGACGCAGCCATTCGTCCCCGTCCTCGGGGCGGGCCATTTCGATCCAGCGTTCGAGGTCGGCTATTTCCTGTCCGGCGGTCTGCGGAAAGAGGTGATAGGCGATGCGCAGCGACAACTGGCCCGCTGCGGCGAGTTCGACGACGGTGCTGTAGTTCTCGGGGAAGTTCTGGAAACCTCCGGCCGCGTCGATCGCGGAGGTGAGCCCGAACCGGTTCAGTTCGCGCAGGAAATGACGCGTGGACGTCTTCTTGTCCTCCCCCTCCAAAACCGGCGCCTTGGCCAGCGTCGAGTAGAGGATCAGCGCGCTGGGGGCGGCGAGCAGCATGCCCGTGGGCTCCCCCTCCCGGCCCCGGACTATCTGGCCGCCCCGGGGCTCGGGGGTGTCGCGGGTGTAGCCCGCGGTCTTGAGCGCGGCGCGGTTCAGCACCGCCGACTGGTACAGGTGCAGGACGAACACGGGAGTGTCCGGCGCCGCCGCGTTGAGCTCGGCGACGGTGGGCAGGCGCCGCTCCGCGAACTGTTCGGCCGACCAGCCCCCGACCACCCGGACCCACTGGCCCTTCGGGGTGCGCGCCGCCTGCTCGCGCAGCATCGCCAGGCCCTGGCGCAGGGTCTGCACGCCGTCCCAGCGCAGCTCGAGGACGTAGTTCAGACCGCCCCTGATCACGTGCAGGTGGGAGTCGTTGAGGCCGGGGACCATGCGGCGACCGAGGGCGTCGACGACCTTCGTCCCCGGTCCGATCAGGGGGGCCACGTCCTTGTCGTCCCCTACGGCCACGAGCACGCCGCCCCGGACGGCAAGCGCCCCGGCCCGGGGGTGTCCCGGGTCTCCGGTGTGGATCTTCGCATTGCGGACGACGAGGTCCGCGACGCTTTCCGTGGCCTTTTCCGTACCGTTCCCCGTTGCGCTTTCCGTGGCGCTGGGAATCGGCCCACCGACCGGCATCGTAGACACCTTTCGACAACCTCCTGATACGTGGGCACCGCCTGATCGCTTCGCCGCCACGCTATGCCGGGGAATTCCGTCGGGCTTTACCTCAGTGCACTGCCCGCGGTCCGACAGTGCACTGCGATTTCCGTCGTGCGCTGTGGGGTCAATGCCGGTGCGCTGACGGTCAATCGGGGCGGCCGAGCGGCTCGTAGCGTGAGCTCGCCGGAACAACCGGCCCCTTGCCCACACCCTCATATGACACTCAGGAGAACCACATGTCCGACGCCGTCGAGCCGGTCCTGGAACCGGCGGCCGCCGCGTTCGCCGAAGCGACCGGCCAGCCGCCGTTCCTCTTCGAACTCCCCCCTGCCGAAGGGCGCAAGGCGGTCGACGAGGTGCAGTCCGGTGACATCGCGAAGCCGGAGATCGACGAGGAGTGGATCACCGTCCCCGGCGGCCCGACCGGCGGTGTCCGGACCCGTGTCGTCCGTCCGGCAGGCGTCCGGGGGAAGCTGCCGGTGATCCTGTACATCCACGGTGCCGGCTGGGTCTTCGGCAACGCCCACACCCACGACCGGCTGGTCCGTGAACTCGCCGTGGGCGCCCGGGCCGCGGTGGTCTTCCCCGAGTACGACCTCTCCCCCGAGGCCCGCTACCCGGTGGCCATCGAGCAGAACTACACGGTCGCCCGGTGGATCGTCCGGGAGGGCGCGTCCAAGGACCTCGACGGGACCCGTCTCGCCGTGGCCGGCGACTCCGTCGGCGGCAACATGACGGCCGCGCTGACGCTGATGGCGAAGCAGCGCGGGGACGTGCCGCTGGTCCAGCAGGTGCTGTTCTACCCGGTCACCGACGCCCGCTTCGACACCGGCTCGTACCGCCAGTTCGCCACGGGCTACTTCCTGCGCCGCGACGGCATGCAGTGGTTCTGGGACCAGTACACGACGGACGAGTCCGAGCGCGCGCAGATCACCGCGTCCCCGCTGCGGGCCTCCACCGAGCAGCTCACCGGACTGCCGCCCGCCCTGGTCATCACCGGTGAGGCCGACGTGCTGCGCGACGAGGGCGAGGCGTACGCAAACAAGCTGCGCGAGGCGGGCGTCCCGGTGACCGCCGTCCGCTTCCAGGGCATCATCCACGACTTCGTCATGCTCGACGCCCTGCGCGAGACGCACGCCGCCGAGGCGGCCATCACCCTGGCCACCGGCACGCTGCACGCCGCGCTGCACCGCGCCTGACCGGCCCCGCGCGACGCACGCCCTTCACCCGCACCCCGGCACACGACACGTGCCTTTCCACGAGGAGACCCACCCCACCATGAGCACCTCCCCCACCCCGACCGTCCTGCTCGTGCACGGCGCCTTCGCCGACGCCGCCAGCTGGACCGGCGTCATCACAGAGCTCCAGAACGACGGCATCCCGGTGATCGCCCCGCCCAACCAACTGCGCGGCCTGGCCTCCGACGCCGCGTACATCGCGTCCGTGGCTGCCCAGATCGACGGCCCTGTCGTCCTGGTCGGCCACTCCTACGGCGGCGCGGTCATCTCCGTTGCCGGAGCCGCCGAGAACGTGACCGGACTGGTCTACGTCGCGGCCTACGTCACCGAAGAGGGCGAGAGCCTCTCCGAGTTGCAGGACCGCTACCCGCTCTCGCCGCTCGGCGACAACCTGGTGCAGTCGACGTACCCCGCCGAAGGCGCGGACCCCGCCGTCGAGTTCACGATAGAGACGCAGGCGTTCCCGAAGATCTTCGCCGCCGACGTCCCGGCCGCCGCCACCAAGGTGCTCGCGGTCGCGCAACGCCCCCTGGCGGCCGCCGCGTTCACCGAGCAGGCGGCGGTCGCCGCATGGCGGACCAAGCCGTCGTGGGCGCTCGTCGCCGACGCGGACCAGGCGATCAATCCGGATGTCCAGCGGTTCGGTGCCCGGCGGGCCGGCGCGACGACGGTCGAGGTCGAGGGCGCCTCGCACGCCGTCGCCGTCTCGCGTCCCAAGGAGGTCGCCGACCTGATCCGTGACGCGGTGCGCGGCACCGCCGCCTGACGATCGCCCCCCTCTCCCCCGACGAGAACTCCCCGACGGCGTCTTCGCGGACGTCGTCGGGGAGTTCTCGTATACGCGCGGCCGTGGCCTCGTCACCTCCGCGGTGCCGTGACCACCACAACGAGCACCACCAGGACCGCACCGGCGGCGAGTGCGGGCCACGGCGTGAAGGTCGCCGCCAGGAGGCCGAAAGCGGCCACCGGATACGGAGCGCGCTCGGCCGCCGTCGTGAGGTGCGGCCGCAGATGCACGGCCCATACGGTGATCAGGAAGACGGCCGCCGGGACGGTGACCGCGGCCCCCGCGGCGAGCGGCGAGGTGTGCGCGTGTCCGGTGAGGTGATCGGCGTACGCGGCGAGGCCCGCTCCTTCGGCAGCCGCCGAGGCGAAGATCAGGTAGTGGCCGTAGGCCCAGACGAAGCGCCTGCGGTGCGCCCGGTGCGTGGTGGCGAGCAGCGTGTGCGCGGGTCGGGAGAAGTACAGCCACCACAGTGCGAAGGCCGTCAGGAGGCCGCCCGCCGCTGTCGCGCAGAGCGAGCCGGTGTTCTGGTGCCGGTCGAAGGCGCCGCGCACCGCGACGGTGGCGGCCGCCACGGACTCGCCGAGGACGATGAGGGTGAAGAGTTCGTAGCGCTCGGCGATGTGACGCGGGTGCCACGGGGTCATCCCGGCGGACTGGGCCCACACCGGTACGGCGACCTCGGCGAGGATCAGCACGGCGACGCCCGGCAGGCGCGCCGCCTCCGGCAGGGCGAGCAGGCCCACCCAGCCGAGCTGACACAGCGTCACTCCGGCGGCGAAGCGCAGCGCCGTGGTCCGGCGTGCCGGGTCCGAGCGGGCCGCCCGCAGCCACAGGGCGGCCAGCGCGGTGCGCAGCACGACGTAGCCGAGGGTGATGGTCCGCAGGTCCCCCTCCGCGAACGCGTGCGGCACCCCGGCGGCGAGGATGAGCGACCCCGTGATCTGGACCAGGACGGTGAGCCGGTACGGGATGTCGTCCGGGTCGTAGGCGGACGCGAACCAGGTGAAGTTCATCCACGCCCACCACACGGTGAAGAAGACCAGCGCGAAGCGCAGGACTCCGGTGGCTGTCGCGCCCTCGGCCAGTGCCTCGTGCAGGCTCTCCGAGGCCTGCGCCACGGCGATGACGAAGCACAGGTCGAAGAGGAGTTCCAGCGAGGTGGCGGCCCGGTGCCGTTCTCCGGGGTCGCGCCCGGACATGGTGTGCCGTTGTCCGTGTCCGGGGAGGCGCCCGGGCGTGGTGAGCCGCGTGGACCGTTTCCCGGGATCGTGCCCCGGGACGGTGTGCCGCCACCGGGCCGCCGGGGGCCCGGTGGTGGCGTCCCGGGGGCTCAGCGGAGCGCTCCGAGCGCGGCTTCGACCGTACGGTGGAAGGTGGGGTACGTGTAGATCATGTGCCGGAGCCGGTGCACGGGCACTTCGGCGTGGACGGCGACGTTGAGTCCGTAGAGCATCTCGCCGCCGGCCGGGCCCGCGGAGGTGGCGCCGACGAGTACGCCCCGGTCGGCGTCCTCGACGAGCTTCACGAAGCCCGCGTTGCCCGGCCCGTGGATCCAGCCCCGTGTAGAGGAATCGAGGGGGAGCACGCTGGTGCGCACCCGCAACCCCCGCTCGCGTGCCTGTCGCTCCGTCAGGCCGACGGCGCCGATCTCCGGATCGCTGAAGGTGACCCGGGGCAGGGCCCGGTAGTCGGCGTCGGGTCCTGGCTCGCCGAGGATGTCCCGTACGGCTATCTGCGCCTGGTACATGGACACATGGGTGAAGGCGCCGCGGCCGGTGAGGTCGCCGACCGCCCACAGTCCCTCCGCCGCCCGCATCTGCCCGTCCGTGGCCACGGCTCGCGCGGCCGGGTCGAGTCCGACCGTGTCGACGCCGAGCGTGCCGAGGTCCGCCTCACGACCTGCGGCCACGAGGAGCCGCTCGGCACGCAACGGCGTTTCCCCGCCGACGTTCGTCCACACACTGAACTGGGTGCCGTCGTGACCGACGTCGAGCGCGCGGGCGCCGGCGAGCACGGTGACGCCGTCGGCCTCCAGCGTCGCGGCCGCGAGCTCCCCGGCCTCCGGTTCCTCCTGCGACAGGAGCCGGTCCTGTCCTTCGATCACGGTGACCGCGCAGCCGAACCGGGCGAAGACCTGGGCGAGTTCGACACCGATGGCGCCGCCGCCGAGCACGATCATCGACTCGGGCAACTCCTTGGCCGCCATCGCGTCGCGGTTCGTCCAGTAGGGGGCGTCCCGCAGCCCGGGGACCGCCGGGATCCTGGGGCGGGTGCCGGTGGCGAGGACCACTCCGCGCCGGGCCTCGATCGTGCGGTCGCCGACGGTGACGCGACGCGGTCCGGCGAGCCGGCCCCTTCCTCGTACGAGACGGGCGCCCTTCGACGTGAGCCGGTCGGCGGCCACGCGGTCGTTCCAGCCGTCGGTGGCCTCGTCGCGGATGCGCCCGGCGACTCTCCCCCAGTCCGGGGTCACGACCGCGGCGCCGGCCAGGGCGGTCACCCGGTCCGCCTCGGCGAGCAGGTCCCCGGCCCGGATCATCATCTTGCTGGGCACGCATCCCCAGTACGGGCACTCGCCGCCGACGAGCTCCGCCTCGACCCCTACGACGTCCAGCCCTGCCTCGGCGAGGGTGCCCGCGACGTACTCGCCACCGGGCCCCAGCCCGACGACCACGACGTCCGCGTGTCCGTCCACATTCATCCCGTCCACACTCACCCTGTCCACCCATCCACTCCTTCTCGGTTGTGCAGCCGCGCCCCGCGGTCGGGGCGGCCCGGCCGAGGCTAGGTCGGCCTGCCGCGCCGTCCCGCCGGTCAGTGCACGGGTACTGGCACGAGAGCGAACGGGACGGAAGCGGGGCGGAAGCGGGGTGGCAGGAGGGGGTGGGCGCCGTGCACGGACCGGCAGCACCGCGTGCGCTGCCGGACAAGAAGGGCACGGCCAAGGCGCTTAACGTCCTGCGGTACGCACAGCTCAGCGCCCCAGGAGGCAGCGATGACCAGCAAGTCCCAGCCCGTGAAGGGCAGTCAGCCGTGGCTGCACCAGAAGGGCGAGGTGATCCAGGAGTACGGCACGGTGAAGCAGTTCCCGATCGGCCTGTCGTACGAGGCGAGGATGTACGCCTGCCAGCGCGTGAACCGGGTCCTCGCGGACACTCAGATCCTGTACGGCCTCTACAAGAAGCACCACTGGCTGATGCGCGGCGCGACCTTTTACCAGCTCCACCTGGTTCTGGACAAGCACGCCGGTGACCAGCTCGCCCTCGTCGACACCCTCGCCGAACGCGTCCAGACCCTGGGCGGCGTCGCGGTGGGCGACCCTCGGCACGTCGCTGAACTCACGTCGATCCCGCGCCCGCCTGACGGTGTCGAGGAGGTCCCGGCGATGCTGTCGCGGCTCCTGGAGGCCCACGAGACGATCCTCGTCGAGGCGCACGATGCCGCGGCCCGAACCGCGGAACTGGGCGACGACGGCACGAACGACCTGCTGGTCTCACAGGTGATCAGGACCGGCGAACTCCAGACGTGGTTCCTGGCCGAGCACTTGGTCGACACCCCACTGGTCCGCGCCTGACCCGTCCGGTCGGGCGGGGGCCGCCTTCTCTGTGTCGAGCAGGGGGCGGCCCTGGGCGGCCCGCGACCACTACCGAGGAGGCGGCGGGCATGAGCGATAGGCGCAGCCCGACTCAACGCGTGGCGCGCCTCATGGCCGAGCAGCCCCGTCGAGTCCGTCCCGAGCAGACCGACCCTCCCGTCCAGTTCCCGGCCGTGGACATCGACGGCGGCTTCGATGAGGCCGGCGAGCGCCTCCGGGGCGCCGCGGGCGAGGGCGGGGCGGGCGGCGAGGTCGTTCAAAGTGCTGCGCAGCGCGTCGATGCCGTTCCAGTGGTAGCTCCTCTTACGGCGACTCGGCTGCTGCCCGGCCCGGCAGAGATGCCCGAGGCTGATCCTGCGTCCCGCGCTGAGCACGTGAACAGCGCGCGGGTAGCGTGCTGGCCATGGATAGCCGTACGGCACGCGAGCAGAGCATTGAGTGGCGGCAGATAGACGACGCCTGGCAGCGTATAGAGCCCTGGCTCGAACGGAACGCTCCGGCGACATGGGCGAACCTGCTGCCTGGGGCTTCCAAGGCGGAGATCGAGGCACTGCAGGATTCTTTGGGCGTGCGTCTGCCCGTCGGGCTGAGGGCGTTGTGGAGTCGACGGGCGGGTGTGGGACCGGATCCGACGCCTGGATTCATGCCGGGAGAGAGTGTGCTGATGCCGTTCGAGGTCGTGCGCCGCACGTATCAGCTGAAGATGCAGCTGCGGCAGGGCGACGAAGAGGCGCAGCGGCGGACGGGTAGCACAGAAGAGATCACGGTGTGGCGTCCCTCCTGGATCCCCTTTGCTGCGATCGGTGCGGATGCTCTGTCCGGTCTGTCTGTGGACGCTGAGACCGGCAGGATCTGGTACTGGTGTGAGTACGCGGAGCGCAGTGTCCAGTTCGAGTCGCTGACGGACTTCATGGAGGAGATGGCTGACGTCCTCGAAGTCCCGTTGCTCGCAGCGGAGGCGCGGGTCGGCCTGATGAACGGGTTCCTGGTTTGGGGGGTGCCGCAGGATGCGGCCGAGCGGGCAGCGTGGAAGCCGTTGGCAGGATGAGGTGCGCACCGTGAGCAATGCCCGCTGTCAACCACCGTCCCTCATGCCTGATCGGTGGAGGCGGCCGTCGTACTCTCGGGCAGGTACCGGCGCAGGACCGTGAGTGCCTCGCCGGCCGCACCAAGCTCGCCGCATCGGTGCTGGCCCCGGCGGGGGCGGTGTGGTTGCGTACGCAGGCTGTGGCAGGACGGGCGCGGGAGCTGGTGTGGGCCGCGGCTTCAGGCCCGCGGCGTCCACGCCACGACCAGCTCGAGAAGCCCGGGGAAGCGGGCGTTCAGATCATCGACGCGGACGTGGCTCCGGCGTTCGAGGCCGTACTGGCGCTGGCGCGTGACACCCGCCTCACGCAGCGCCTTGAAGTGGTGGGTGAGCGACGACTTCGGCCGGTCGAAGCCGAACCAGCCGCAGGTGTGGTCGAACTGCTCTGATTCCAGGAGGAGTTTCCGGACGATCGTCAGCCGCAGCGGATCACTGAGCACGCCCAGGACGACCTCCAGGCGCATGTCGTCGACCTTCGGTTCCGGCAGCGGTTCGGGCAGCCCGTCGGGCTCGGGCAGCACCTTCACGACAGGCGTGGAACCCGCGGTCGTGGACACAGGCGACTCCTCATCACTCGATTCCTATGTACGACTCTGATCGTACTGCATGCTAAGTTCGAATCGATTCGTACTGCAGGATGCCGAAGGGAAGACCCATGTCCCAGACCCGGACCTCCGCCGTTCAAGATGCCAATGCGAGGCATCGGGGCGGCGGCGGCACGACGAAGGCCGTCGGCGAGCGGGCCCTCGCACCGCTGTGGTGGGTGTGGCTGGCGGCCTGGCCGGTGACGGCGGTGTTCGTGCTGTCGAACGCGGCGACGCCCCTCTACGTGCTGTGGCAGCGGGACATCGGGTTCTCCAAGGGGACGCTGACCCTGGTCTTCGCGTTCTACATCGTAGGGTTGATCGGGTCATTGCTGGTGTCTGGGGTGGTATCGGACCGGGTGGGGCGCAAGCCGGTACTGGTCCCGGCGCTGGTACTGGCGCTACTGGCGTGCTTGATCTTCGCGACGGCGGCGAGCGTGGCGGCGTTGATCGTGGCGCGGTTGTTCACCGGTATCGCGGTGGGTGCGGTCGTCTCGGCGGGCATGGCCGCCGTGACGGACGTGGCGGGTCCGGAGCGCAAGCGGATCGCCGCCTTGCTCGCCTCGTGCGCGATGGTCTTCGGAGCGGGACTCGGCCCACTGCTGGCCGGGGTGCTGTCCGAGGTGGCGCCCGGACCGACCGTCACCGTCTTCGTGGTCGAGGCGGTGCTGCTGTTCACCGCGCTGCTGGCGGTGTGGCGGATGCCGGTGACCCGGCCCGCGGTGGTGAGGAAGGGGTCCTGGGTGCGGGTGCCGGGCGTACCGAAGGGCGACGGCCGTCAGCTGTCCCTGGGAATCGCGGTGTTCGCGCCGGGCATCACCGCGACGTCGTTCGTGCTGTCGTTGGGCCCCTCGCTCCTGTCGGGGCTGCTCGGCACCACCAGTCGGGTGGTGGCCGGGGCGATGGCGTTCGTGATGTTCCTGGCGGCCACGGCAGTGCAGTTCGCGGTACAGCGCCTCGCGCGGCGCACCATCCTGACGGTCGGCGCGGTGAGCACCACACTGAGCATGATCACGCTGATCGTCGCGGTCCACACGTCGTCGGTGGCGGTGCTGATCGCCTCCGCTCTGCTGGCCGGTGCCGGTCAGGGAATGGGGCAGCTGGGCGGCCTGTCGCTGCTGAACTCCACTGTGCCGACGCGGCGCTTGGCGGAGGCCAATGCGGCGCTGAACGTGGGGGGTTACATCCCTGCGGGCATCCTGCCGGTGTCGGCGGGCTACCTGAGCGACGCGGTGGGTTTGACCAACGGTGCCACGATCTTCGGCGTCGCGCTGATGGGCCTCGCGGTCGTCGGCGGCCTGGTGGCCCTGGCCACCCGACGCCGACCGGTCTGAGTGGGTGGCGTTCCGGCGGCTTACGTCTTGCGTCTTGCGTCTTGCGTCTTGCGTCTTGCCCCAGGGCGACCCCACGCGGGTCTGAAAGCCTGTCCTTGAACCCCGTCGGGCTGTCGGGCCGCAGGCGGAGGTTCAAAGACAGATGCCAAGTACTCGTAGCGGCGGCTCAGAACCAGACTCCGAATACTCCTGGTGGAGATTCAAAAGTCAGACGCCAAGTACTCCTT
The sequence above is a segment of the Streptomyces sp. Je 1-369 genome. Coding sequences within it:
- a CDS encoding SMI1/KNR4 family protein: MDSRTAREQSIEWRQIDDAWQRIEPWLERNAPATWANLLPGASKAEIEALQDSLGVRLPVGLRALWSRRAGVGPDPTPGFMPGESVLMPFEVVRRTYQLKMQLRQGDEEAQRRTGSTEEITVWRPSWIPFAAIGADALSGLSVDAETGRIWYWCEYAERSVQFESLTDFMEEMADVLEVPLLAAEARVGLMNGFLVWGVPQDAAERAAWKPLAG
- a CDS encoding MFS transporter; the protein is MSQTRTSAVQDANARHRGGGGTTKAVGERALAPLWWVWLAAWPVTAVFVLSNAATPLYVLWQRDIGFSKGTLTLVFAFYIVGLIGSLLVSGVVSDRVGRKPVLVPALVLALLACLIFATAASVAALIVARLFTGIAVGAVVSAGMAAVTDVAGPERKRIAALLASCAMVFGAGLGPLLAGVLSEVAPGPTVTVFVVEAVLLFTALLAVWRMPVTRPAVVRKGSWVRVPGVPKGDGRQLSLGIAVFAPGITATSFVLSLGPSLLSGLLGTTSRVVAGAMAFVMFLAATAVQFAVQRLARRTILTVGAVSTTLSMITLIVAVHTSSVAVLIASALLAGAGQGMGQLGGLSLLNSTVPTRRLAEANAALNVGGYIPAGILPVSAGYLSDAVGLTNGATIFGVALMGLAVVGGLVALATRRRPV
- a CDS encoding ArsR/SmtB family transcription factor; its protein translation is MSTTAGSTPVVKVLPEPDGLPEPLPEPKVDDMRLEVVLGVLSDPLRLTIVRKLLLESEQFDHTCGWFGFDRPKSSLTHHFKALREAGVTRQRQYGLERRSHVRVDDLNARFPGLLELVVAWTPRA
- a CDS encoding NAD(P)/FAD-dependent oxidoreductase; protein product: MDRVSVDGMNVDGHADVVVVGLGPGGEYVAGTLAEAGLDVVGVEAELVGGECPYWGCVPSKMMIRAGDLLAEADRVTALAGAAVVTPDWGRVAGRIRDEATDGWNDRVAADRLTSKGARLVRGRGRLAGPRRVTVGDRTIEARRGVVLATGTRPRIPAVPGLRDAPYWTNRDAMAAKELPESMIVLGGGAIGVELAQVFARFGCAVTVIEGQDRLLSQEEPEAGELAAATLEADGVTVLAGARALDVGHDGTQFSVWTNVGGETPLRAERLLVAAGREADLGTLGVDTVGLDPAARAVATDGQMRAAEGLWAVGDLTGRGAFTHVSMYQAQIAVRDILGEPGPDADYRALPRVTFSDPEIGAVGLTERQARERGLRVRTSVLPLDSSTRGWIHGPGNAGFVKLVEDADRGVLVGATSAGPAGGEMLYGLNVAVHAEVPVHRLRHMIYTYPTFHRTVEAALGALR
- a CDS encoding Dps family protein — encoded protein: MTSKSQPVKGSQPWLHQKGEVIQEYGTVKQFPIGLSYEARMYACQRVNRVLADTQILYGLYKKHHWLMRGATFYQLHLVLDKHAGDQLALVDTLAERVQTLGGVAVGDPRHVAELTSIPRPPDGVEEVPAMLSRLLEAHETILVEAHDAAARTAELGDDGTNDLLVSQVIRTGELQTWFLAEHLVDTPLVRA